The genomic region CTTGGACCCGACCACGCCCAGGACCGGCAGGGCGTCCGGATCCAGGTCGAGGGCGCGCATGAGGGCGGCGGCGCGGTCCAGGCTGCGGGTCTGCCCGGGGCGCCGGTCCGCCCACTCGCAGAAGAAGGGGTCAAGGAATCGCATAGTCCAAGTATGGTCTCTGCGATTTCCGTCCCCGCACTCCGCATCCGAGCCCGGGCGCAGGTGGGGGCGCGTACACTGGCGCGGGTGTACACCCCTACGACCGACACGCCGTGAGCGGCGACAGCGCCCATGAGCGCTACGCCGAGGTGACGGCACAGATCCTCTCCCGTGCTCCCGAATCCGAGATCGATCCGAGTCTCGAACGGGTCCGCACCCTTCTGGACCTTCTGGGCGACCCGCAGCGCGGCTTCCGGGTCATCCACGTCACCGGCACCAACGGCAAGACATCCACAGCCCGCATGATCGACGCGCTCATGCGCGCACGAGGCCTGCGCGTGGGCCGCTACACCAGCCCGCACCTGCGCACCGTGCGCGAGCGCATTGTCGTGGACGGCGAGCCCGTCTCACAGACGAGGTTCGTCGAGATCTACGACGAGATCAGTCCCTACGTGGACATGGCGGACTCGATGAGCGACACACGCCTGTCGTTCTTCGAGATCCTCACCGTCATGGCCTACGCCGCCTTCGCCGACACCCCTGTCGACGTCGCCGTGGTCGAGGTGGGGATGGGCGGCCGATGGGACGCCACCAACGTCGTCGACGGAGACGTCGCCGTGGTGACCCCGATCGGTATCGACCACACCGACTACCTGCCGGACACACTCGACGGCATCGCCGACGAGAAGGCCGGCATCATCAAACCCGACTCCATCGCGGTCATCGCCCAGCAACCGGTGCCCGCGGCCGAGGTCCTGATCCGCCACGCAGCCGAAGTGGGCGCGCGAGTGGCCCGGGAAGGCCTGGAGTTCGGCGTCACCTCCCGCGAGGTGGCCGTCGGCGGCCAGCAGGTCGCCGTCAAGGGCCTCACCGGAGGATACGAAGACCTGTTCCTGCCCCTGTTCGGCGCCCATCAGGCCGGCAACGCCGCCGTCGCCATCGCCGCCGTGGAGGCGTTCGCCGCCACCGGTGAGGACGCCGAGGGAATGGACCCCCGCATCGTCGGCGAGGCCCTGGCCGGGGTCGACTCCCCGGGCCGGATGGAGGTCGTGCGCACCAGCCCGACCGTGATCGCCGACGCCGCACACAACCCGGCCGGGATGACCGCGACCGTGGCCGCCGTCGAGGAGGCCTTCGGCTTCAGCCGACTGGTCGGCGTGGTCGCCGTCATGGCCGACAAGGATGTCGAGGGAATTCTCGAACCCCTCGAACCGTTGCTTGACGAGATCGTCGTCACCCGCAACTCGTCGCCGCGCTCCCTCGACCCCGCGCGGCTGACCGCCATCGCCCAGCAGATCTTCGGTGAGGACCGCGTCCACGCGGCCGCCCGACTCGACGACGCCATCGACCGGGCCGTGGGCCTGGCGGAGGAGACCGGCGAGTTCGGCGGCAGCGGAGTGCTCGTCACCGGGTCGGTCGTCACCGCCGGTGACGCCGTCCACCTGCTGCGCGGCGCGGGCGAGTAGCGGACCCCGGCGATCCACCGACGAAGGGATCTGCGTCATGCGCGTCGTCTGCGCTGTCGTTCTCGCGTTCGAGGCCATCGTCCTCGGACTCGCCATACCCGTGGCCATCAACACCGAGGGCATCGACCCCGGACTGGCGGGAGGTGTCTGGGGCGGCATGGCCGTGGCCGTGCTCGTCCTGTCCGCCCTGCAGAAGTACACCTGGGCGCACTACGCCGCCTGGGCCCTGCAGGCCGGATTCCTGTTCTCCGCCTTCCAGGTGTCGGGGATGCTGCTCATCGCGGTGGTCTTCGTGTCCCTGTGGGTCACCGGAGTCATCGTGGGGCGTCGTACCGACGCCCTGAAGGCCGCCCGGGACAGGGAGAGCAGGAACGAGACCGTCGACGCCTGACTGCGGTACGCGCCATGCCCGGAAGCGGTAGTGTGGCGCGTATCCGGGCAGGCCGCCCGTGGGGCCTTCCTCCCGCGGGCTCGGCGCCCGCTTCTTTCACCCGAACCTCCGCGTGCGGCCGGAGCCGTGGGCGAACGCCCACGCGTGCCACGCGGACGTCCCCTGAGGAGTTGACACGCACGTGGAGCGCACTCTCGTTCTCATCAAGCCCGACGGCGTCCGCCGCAACATCGTGGGCGAGGTGATCTCCCGCATCGAGCGCAAGGGCCTGCGCCTCGTCGCCATGGAGCTGCGCACGCTGGACGCGGACACCGCCAGGACCCACTACGAGGAGCACGCCGAGCGTCCGTTCTTCGGCTCGCTGGTCGAGTTCATCACCGGTGGTCCGCTGGTGGCGATGGTCGTCGAGGGCGAGCGCTCCGTGGAGGCCTTCCGTGCCCTGGCCGGTGCCACCGACCCGGTCACCGCCGCTCCCGGCACCATCCGCGGCGACTTCGCCCTGGAGGTGCAGCAGAACATCGTGCACGGCTCGGACTCCACCTACTCCGCCGAGCGCGAGATCAAGCTGTTCTTCCCCGACCTGGGCTGAGCGGCCCCGTCGGCACCGCCCGGTTCGTGGAATACCACGGACCGGGCGTTTCTCGTGTCCGGGCCCGGGACGGACGCCGGAGCGGGGCCGAATCGGTGGCGGGCCGGGGACGCGCACGACTAGGATCGTCACTCCGGGTGCCGTTCCGATGTCCCAGCGCGACGATTTGCCCGTTATGGCCGTCTCGCGCTGCGTCGTCCGAAATCGAGGCAACAATTCGGTGTGTTTGCGTAGCCGTCTAGGTGCCGACCGTTACGATACGGGGGACTGTTTACCTATCGTGCCGGATCGACTACGTATGGTCGCCCCGTGCAACCACGTCCGTCACGGCGCCTCTGAGGACGTTACATGCCGAACAACCTTGCTTTTCTCGGCCGAGACATGGCCGTCGACCTTGGCACCGCCAACACGCTCGTGTACGTGCGCGGCCGCGGCATCGTTCTGAACGAGCCCTCGGTCGTCGCGCTCAACACGTCCACGGGCAAGATCGTCGCGGTCGGCATCGAGGCCAAACAGATGATCGGCCGCACGCCGCACAACATCACCGCCGTACGTCCGCTCAAGGACGGCGTGATCGCCGACTTCGAGATCACCGAGCGGATGCTGCGCTACTTCATCCAGAAGATCCACCGCAGGCGGCACTTCGCCAAGCCACGCGTCATCGTGGCCGTTCCCAGCGGGATCACCTCGGTGGAGCACCGTGCCGTGAAGGAGGCGGGATACCAGGCGGGCGCCCGCCGCGTCTACATCATCGAGGAGCCCATGGCCGCCGCCATCGGCGCCGGGCTCCCGGTCCACGAGCCCACCGGCAACATGGTCGTCGACATCGGGGGCGGGACGACGGAGGTCGCCGTCATCTCCATGGGCGGCATCGTCACCTCGCAGTCCATCCGGGTCGGGGGCGACGAACTCGACCAGGCCATCATGACCTTCGTCAAGAAGGAGTACTCCCTGATGATCGGGGAGCGCACCGCCGAAGAGCTCAAGATGGCCATCGGGTCGGCCTATCCCACCGGCGCCGAGGAACTCCACGCCGAGGTGCGCGGCCGGGACCTCATCAGCGGCCTGCCCAAGACCATCGTGATGTCGGAGAGCGACGTCCGGCAGGCCATCGAGGAACCGGTCACGACCATCATCGACGCGGTCCGCACCAGCCTCGACAAGTGCCCGCCCGAACTGTCGGGCGACATCATGGACCGCGGCGTCGCGGTCACCGGCGGCGGCGCCCTGCTGCGCGGCCTCGACGACCGGCTCCTGCACGAGACCGGCATGCCCATCCACGTGGCGGACAACGCCCTGGACTCGGTCGCGATCGGGTCGGGCACCTGCGTGGAGAACTACGAGCGCCTGCACCAGGTGCTGGTTCCGGAACGGCGGCGCTGACATGTTCCGCGACTCAACGAGATCCCGGCTCGTGCTGCTCGTGCTGGTCGTGGTCTGCGCGTCCCTGCTCGTCCTGGACAGCAGGCCCGGATCCGATCCGCTCACCACCGCCGGCCGCGCCGCGGGCGAACTCGTCTTCGCCCCGGCAGCGGCCGGGGCGGGCTGGGCGGGCGGCCCCGCGGCCTCGCTCTACGAGGGACTGCGCCGGGGGCCCGAGGCCGTCGAGCGCGTCGACGAGCTGGAGGAGGCCAACGCCGAACTGGAGTCCGAACTCCAGGCCGCGCGGCTCGACCAGGCCCGCGCCGACCAGCTGGACGACCTGCTCCACCTGTCCGGACTGGGCGGCTACGAGATCGTCCCGGCCCAGGCCGTCACCCGCACGACGTCGCGGGGGTACGCGCACGCGGTCACCCTCGACGCCGGCACCGACTCCGGGGTACGCACCGACATGACCGTCGTCAACGGCGACGGGCTCGTCGGCCGTGTGGTGGAGGCCGGACCGCGCACGAGCACCGTCCTGCTGGCCACGGACGCTACCTCGGCCGTGGGCGCCCGCCTGGCCGAGACCCGCAAGATCGGCGTGGTCAACGGCGGATCCGTGCCCGGCGGCGCCGAGTCCGAGCTCGCGTTCGAGCTCTTCGACATGGAGGCGCCGGTCGAGTCCGGGGACCGCGTCGTCACGCTCGGATCGCACGAGGGCGCGCCCTTCGTCCCGGGCGTGCCCATCGGCACGGTCCGCGACGTCCAGGTCTCGCCCGGCGCGCTCAGCCGCATGGCGCGCATCGAGCCCGCCGTGGACTTCGCGTCCCTGGACGTGGTCGGGGTGGTCGTCGCCGGACCGGCCGAGGACCCGCGCGACTCCGTCCTGCCGCCCGAACCCGAGCCCGAGGAGGACCGATGAGGGCCGTAGCCACCGTCGTACTGGTGGCGGTCGCGGTACTGCTGCAGGCCGTCGTCGTGCAGCGCCTTCCGCTGCCCTGGGGCCCCGGCCCCGACCTGGTCGTGGCGGCCGTGGCCGCGGTAGCCCTGACCGCCAGGCCCGCCACCGCGGCCGGCTACGGGTTCGCCGCCGGCCTGGCGATGGACCTGCTGCCGCCCGCCGAGCACGCCGTGGGGCGCTACGCCCTGGTGCTGTGCCTGGCCGCCTACACCGCCGCCCTGCTGCGCACCAACACCGGCACCCAGGGCGCCGTGGGACTGCGCACCGGGCTGCCTGCGGTGGTCGGCGCCACCGCCTCGACCGCTCTGGGCGTCGGGCTCGGCTACGCGGCCATCGGCTTCGTCATGGGCGATCCGCGCGTGACCCTGGCCGCCGTGGCCGTCAACGCAGGGGTGGGCGCACTGCTCACCGCGCTCGCCGCGCCCGTGGTGACACTGCCGCTGGTGCGGCTGCGCGACGCGCTGGCCGACAGCGACTTCGCGACCGTCCAGGGCCCGACGTCCCCGGTGGGGTGGTGACCGTGCGCCGACCGCCCGTCGACCCGACACTGCCCGGCCGCAGGCTCGGCCGCGCGGGGCTCATCCTCGTCCAGGTGCTGGTCGTGCTGCTCTTCGCCGTCCTGGCCGTGCGCCTGTGGTACCTCCAGGTGCCGATGTCCGACCACTACCGCGACCTGGCGGTGTCCAACCACCACCAGCGCCTCGTGGTCCCCGCGACCCGCGGCCAGATCCTCGACGCCGCGGGGCGCCCGCTCGTGAGCAACCGCACCGAGCTGGTCGTCTCCGCCGACTACCACGCGCTCCAGGGCATGGAGGACGGCGGCGAGGACGTCCTCGGCCGGCTGTCCGGGGTCCTGGACGTCCCGGTGGAGGACCTGCGGCAGCGCATGCGCCTGTGCGGCCCCACGGTGCAGCGCCCCTGCTGGCCCGGCTCGCCCTACCAGCCCGTCACCCTCGCCGACGGCGTCGAGCCGTCCGTGGCGCTACAGATCATGGAGAGCGCCGACGACTACCCGGGCATCACCGCCCAGGCGCAGGCCGTCCGCGAGTACCCGCAGGGCGAGCACGCCGGCCAGATCCTCGGCTACCTGCAGCCCGTCACCCAGGAGGAGCTCGACGCCCGCGAGGAGCTGCGGACCCGTTTCACCGGTGTCGACCAGGTGGGCCGCGACGGCCTGGAACGCGTCTACGACGCGGAACTGCGCGGCACCCCGGGCCTGCGGACCCTGGGCGTGAACAACCACGGCGAGGTCATGGACGTCATCTCCGACGAGCCGCCGGTGGCCGGGATGCACCTGATCACCCACCTGGACCTGCGGGTGCAGCAGATCGCGGAGAAGGCCCTGGCCGACGGCATCGCCGCCCGGCCGGGCGCCGACGCGGGCGCGGCCGTCGTCCTGGACGTGACCAACGGCGGCGTCGTGGCGATGGCGAGCGTGCCGACCTACGACCCCAGCGTGTGGCAGGGCGGCATCGACCAGGAGACCTTCGACGAGATGCTGAGCGAGGAGGCCGGGGAGCCGCTGGTCTCGCGCGCCTACCAGGGGCACTACCCGCCCGGTTCGACGTTCAAGGTGTCGTCGTTGTCTGCGGCCGCGGAGAACGGCTACTCGCTGCGCAGCACCTACGCGTGCCCCGGCTCCGTCAACATCGCCGGGCAGAGCTACCAGAACTACGCCGGCGGGGGACACGGCTCGCTCTCACTGCACCAGGCGATCGTCGTCTCCTGCAACACCATCTTCTACAACTTCGGCTACCAGATGTGGCAGCAGGACGGCGGCCTCCACCCGGAGGGCGAGCCCGAGGAGGCCATGGCGAACATGGCGCGCGGCTACGGCTTCGGCGCCCCGACCGGGATCGACCTGCCCTTCGAGAGCGGGGGACGCATCCCCGACCGCGAGTGGAAGCGCACCTTCTGGGAGCAGACCCGCGAGGTCAACTGCCGGCGCGCCGAGGAGGGCTACCCGGAGGTCGCCGAGACCAATCCCGGCCATGCCTCCTACCTCAAGCGCCTGGCGCACGAGCACTGCGTGCAGGGCTTCGAGTGGCGCGCGGGCGAGGCGGTCAACTTCGCGATCGGCCAGGGCGACGTCCTGGTCAGCCCGCTCCAGCTGGCCAGGGCCTACGCGGCCATCGCCAACGGCGGCACGCTCTACGAGCCCCGCGTGGGCCGGGCCCTGGTCTCCGCCGACGGCTCCACCGTCAAGGAGATCGAGCCGAGCGTGGCCGGGGAGCTCCCGGTGAGCGACGAGACCCTGCGGTACCTGCAGAAGGCGCTCACCGCGGTGCCCAAGGAGGGCACCGCCCGGGGCGCCTTCGGCGACTTCCCGCAGGACCAGGTGTCGGTGGCGGGCAAGACCGGTAGTGCCGACCAGCAGAACAAGGAGACCTCGGCCTGGTTCGCCTCCTACGCGCCCGCCGACGACCCGCAGTACGCGATCGCGGTGTTCGTGCACCAGGGCGGCACCGGCGGCGCGGCCGCCGCGCCCATCGCCCGCGAGATCTACGAGGGCATCTACGGCTTCTCCGACAAGAACGGGTCGAAGCCGGCGCTGCCCGGCGGCGAGCCCCGTGACGAGCTGCCCGTCGTGCGCTCGGACGGTTCCATCGACGTGCTGGAGCGGTAGGGCATGAGTACACACATGGGCGGCGCCCCGAGCAGGGGCGCCGGACTGCTCCGGACCGCGTCCGGGGCCGCGGGGCTGGCCAGGCGGCTGGACTGGACGCTCATCATCGCGACGGCGGCGCTGTGCGCGGTCGGCTCGCTCCTGGTGTGGTCGGCCACCCTGCCCGGCGACGGCGGGAGCCCCTGGGCCTCGACCGACCACGTGCGCCGCCACCTGGTGCACCTGGCGGTGGCCTGGGCGGTCTGCCTGGTGGTGGCCTCGGTCGACCACCGGACCGTGCGGGCCTACGCGCCCCTGGTCTACCTGGCCACCGTCGTGGCCCTGCTGCTGGTGCTCACCCCGCTGGGCGCGGTGATCAACGGTTCGCGCGGGTGGATCGTCGTCGGGGGCTTCCAGTTCCAGCCCAGCGAGCTGGCCAAGGTCGGACTGGTCCTGATGCTGGCGTCGATGCTGGGGGAGCCGCGCGACGGCGAGACCAAGCCGATGACCAGGGACGTGCTGTTCTGCCTGGCCCTGCTGGCCGCGCCGCTGGCGCTGGTCATGCTCCAGCCCGACCTGGGGACGGGGCTGGTGCTGGGCGCGATCTTCCTGGGGATGCTGGCCCTGTCGGGCGCCCCGGTGCTGTGGGTGGTGGGCATGCTCGCGAGCGGCGTGGCGGCGGCCTTCTGCGTGTGGTGGTTCGACCTGCTGGAGCCCTACCAGCTGGACCGGATCACCACCCTCATCGACCCCACGGCGGACCCGCAGGGGGCGGGGTACAACTCCGCCCAGGCGCTCATCGCGGTGGGGTCGGGCGGATTCGACGGCACCGGGCTCTTCCAGGGCGAGCAGACGCACGGCCGGTTCGTGCCCGAGCAGCACACCGACTTCATCTTCACCGTGGCGGGGGAGGAGCTGGGGTTCGTGGGCGCCGTGGCGATCCTGGTGCTCTTCGCCGTGATCGTGTGGCGGATCCTGCGCATCGCCCAGGGCTGCGACCAGCCCTACCCGCGCCTGGTGTGCGTGGGCGTGGCCTCGTGGTTCGCCTTCCAGGCCTTCATCAACATCGGGATGGGGCTGGGCATCATGCCGGTGACCGGGCTGCCGCTGCCGTTCGTGTCCTACGGCGGCACGGCGGTCGTGGCCAACCTGCTCGCCCTGGGCCTGGTGCTCGGCGTGAACTCCCGGGACCGCGGATTCGAATAGCCTGGTGGGACCCGACCCGCGTCGCCGACGACCGAAGGTGCACACCATGCCCGTCGAAAGCCTCTTCCCGCGACTGGAGCCGCTGCTCTCGCAGGTGGGCAAGCCCATCCAGTACGTCGGGGGCGAACTGAACTCCGTCGTCAAGGACTGGGACACGGCACAGGTGCGCTGGGCACTCATGTACCCGGACGCCTACGAGGTCGGTGTGCCCAACCAGGGCGTGCAGATCCTGTACGAGGTCCTCAACGAGCGCGAGGGCGTGCTGGCCGAACGCTGCTACGCCGTGTGGCCGGACATGGAGAGGCTCATGCGCGAGCACGCGGTGCCGCACTTCACGGTGGACGCGCACCGCCCGATCGCCGCGTTCGACGTGCTCGGGCTGAGCTTCGCCAGCGAGATGGGCTACACGAACATGCTCACGGCGCTGGACCTGGCCGGGATCCCACTGCGCTCGGCCGACCGCACGGACGAGCACCCGATCGTGCTGGCGGGCGGGCACTCCGCGTTCAACCCCGAACCGATCGCCGACTTCCTGGACGCGGTCGTGCTGGGCGACGGCGAGGAGATCACCCTCGCCATCACCGAGATCATCCGCGAGTTCAAGGACGAGGGCGAGCCGGGCGGACGTGATGGTCTGCTGCTGCGTCTGGCCGCGACCGGCGGCGTCTACGTGCCCCGCTTCTTCGACGTGGACTACCACGAGGACGGCCGGATCGCCGCCTACCGGCCCAACCGGCCCGGGGTGCCCCCGGTGGTGCAGAAGCACACCGTGATGGACCTCGACCAGTGGCCCTACCCCAAGAAGCCGATCGTGCCGACCGCCGAGTCGGTGCACGAGCGCTACAGCGTGGAGATCTTCCGCGGGTGCACCCGGGGCTGCCGGTTCTGCCAGGCCGGCATGATCACGCGGCCGGTGCGCGAGCGCAACCAGGAGACCGTCACGAAGATGGTCGAGGAGGGCGTGAAGGCCTCGGGGTTCCAGGAGGTGGGGCTGCTCTCGCTCTCCAGCGCCGACCACAGCGAGATCGGGGCCATCGCCAAGGGCCTGGCCGACCGCTACGAGGGCACCAACACCGGCCTGTCGCTGCCCTCCACCCGCGTGGACGCCTTCAACATCGACCTGGCCAACGAGCTGACCCGCAACGGGCGCCGCTCCGGGCTGACCTTCGCACCCGAGGGCGGCAGCGAGCGGATGCGGCGGGTGATCAACAAGATGGTCACCGAGGAGGACCTCATCCGCACCGTCACCGCGGCCTACGCGGCGGGGTGGCGCCAGGTGAAGCTGTACTTCATGTGCGGGCTGCCGACCGAGGAGGACGAGGACGTCCTGGCCATCGCCGACCTGGCCACCGAGGTCATCCGGACCGGCCGCGAGGTGACCGGGCGCAAGGACATCCGGTGCACCGTGTCCATCGGCGGGTTCGTGCCCAAGCCGCAGACGCCGTTCCAGTGGGCGGGGCAGACCTCGCACGAGGAGGTCGACGCCCGGCTGCGCAAGCTCCGCGACCGGTTGCGGGGGGACCGCACGTACGGCAAGTCGATCGGCCTGCGCTACCACGAGGGGCGGCCGTCGATCATCGAGGGCCTGCTCTCCCGGGGCGACCGCAGGGTCGGCCGCGTGGTGGAGGAGGCCTGGCGCGCCGGAGGGCGCTTCGACGGCTGGAGCGAGCACTTCTCCTACGATCGCTGGGCCGCGGCCGCCGAGGCGGGCCTGGACGGCACCTCCGTGGACCTGGACTGGTACACCACGCGCGACCGGGACGAGGACGAGGTCCTGCCCTGGGACCACCTCGACGCCGGGCTCGACCGGTCGTGGCTGTGGCAGGACTGGCAGGACTCGCTGCACGGCGAGGAGTCGCTGGAGGTCGACGACTGCCGGTGGAACCCCTGCTACGACTGCGGCGTGTGCCCGAGCATGGGGACCGAGATCCAGATCAACGCCCCGGCGGAGGGCCGGCCGAGCCTGCCCCTGACCGTGCTGTGACGGCCGGCGGGCCCTCCCCGGGACACCGCCCTACGCGGCCGCGTGCTCACCGTGGTCGTCGGGCATCAGGGCCCGCAGCTCCGGTGGCAGGACGGGCCGGCGCGACCCGGTGACGTGCTCCGCGAGCGCGTCGAGGTCGGCCAGTTGGTTCTCGTCGAGCCCGATCCCCGGGGCGGCGGCGTTGTCCGCCAGGCGTCGCGGGCTCTTGGTGCCGGGGATGGGCACCGCGGCGACCCCGGCGGCACGGGCGCGGTGGAGGACCCACGCCAGCGCGATCTGCCCGGGCGTCGCCCGTGCCCGTCGGCGATCCGGCGCATCGGGGCCAGCAGGGCCGCGTTGTGCTCGACGCTGCCCTCGGTGAACCAGGGGAAGGCGCCGCGCGCAGCTGCTCGGCGCTGACGTTGGACAGTCCCAGGTGCGCGACCTTGCCGGCGGCGACCAGCTGGGCCATCGCGGCCACGGTCTCCTCCACGGGGACGGCGGGGTCGGGGATGTGCTGGTAGTAGCGGTCGATGCGGTCGGTCCCCAGACGCCGGAGGCTGGCGTCGCAGGCCTGGCGCACGTAGGCGGCGTCGCCGCGCACCCCGGTGGGCTCGCCGGTCGCGTGGTCGAAGGCGCCGCCGAACTTCGTGGCCAGGACCACCTCGTCGCGGCCGAAGCGGACGAGCGCGTCGGCGATGAGGCGTTCGTTCGCGCCTAGCGCGTAGGCGTCGGAGGTGTCCCACATCCGCACCCCGAGGTCGAGGGCGTGGCCGAGCAGGTCCAGTGCGTCGTCGGGGTCGGGCGGGGTGTCGTAGGACTGGCTGAGGCCCATGCAGCCGAGTCCGAGTTCGGTGGTGGTGAGTCCGGTACTGCCCAGGGCGATGTCGCGCACGGCGCCGGGTCCCTTCCGGGGTCGATGAAACGGGATGACTGTCCCGCTTGTTCGCAACATACGGGATGAATATCCCGCTTGTCGCGGACGGCGATGCCACAGGGGTTCTGGCCTGGAAGGACAGGGGGAAGCCGGTGCGCGGGCGGGGCGGTGCCGGTGAAGGGGTGGTCCGCACCGAGGCGGCTGGAGGGCGGTGGCGATAGGATGCGCGGCCTCGGGTGCTCCGCGCCGGGTGTCTCGACCCGGTGCCGCTCGACCCTGTGTGGGGGAGCCCGGGGAGGAAAGGTACGGCCCGGCGCCCCGCTCGCGCCGGGCCGTACGTGTAATAGGACTCGTGGGGTTCGCGGGGGGTTGCCATGGGTTCAGGATTTTCTTCGGATTTTTTTCCGGGCCCCTCGTGTTCTGGTGGTCGAGGCCGGTGCGTGATCCGCCCGGACTCCTCAAGGACTTTTCGATCGCAGGTCAGTGGGGGAGATACCGGTATGCGCCGCTCCGCTGGCGCATCCGCACCGCAGTGCACCGTACGCTGATCACGACGAGGAACAGCCCCTTCAGGTCGCTCCGCCGGCCGTTCACAGGGGGCATGAGGAAAGGAGCTGAGCTGCCCCCCGCATCCGAGGGCACCACCTCACCCTCCACCGCCCGACCCGGACAACGGCTCCGAGTCCGCTACGCCAAGCGCGGACGCATGAGATTCGCCAGCCACCGTGACATCGCCCGGGTGCTGGAGCGCGCCCTGCGAAGGGCGGATGTGCCGGTGGCGTTCTCCGCGGGCTTCTCACCGCATCCGAAGGTCTCCTACACCGGCGCGGCCCCCACGGGAGTCGCCAGCGAGGCGGAGTACCTGGAACTGACGCTGGCCGAGCGGCGCTCGCCCGAGCAGGTCGGAACCGACATCGACGCCGCCATGCCGGACGGCATCGACATCATCGAGGTCGTCGAGGCGCGCGGGCCGGGTCTGGCCGACCGCCTCCAGGCCTCGCAGTGGCTGGTGGAGCTCCCCGGCGTCGGCCACGACGAAGCGGCCGAGGCGGTGGCGGCCTTCCTGGCCGCCGAGAGCGTCGAGGTGGAACGCCTGACGAAGAAGGGCCGTCGCAGATTCGACACGCGACAGGCCGTGGTCCGCGTCGACGTGGGTGACGCGACCGACGGGCGCGCCCCAGGGGAACAACCCGCGACATATGCCATACTTCGATTGGTCGTTCGGCACACGACACCTGCCGTACGGCCAGACGACGTGCTGACGGGTCTCCGCCACGTGGCTGACCTGGCGCCGCCGTCATCTCCCATGATGACCAGGCTGGCGCAGGGACCACTGGACGAGACCACGGGTGCGATCGCTGACCCGCTCACCGCGGACCGGCCCACGGCTCACGAGATGAGCACCGGGCCCGCGGCGAACCACGCTGACGAGCGGAGCGAGAACGCACCACGGCCGTCATCGCCCATGACGGGACCGCGCTGATGGGCGGCCCCAAGGCGGGGACCATGGGCGAAACCACAGGACTTCGGCCCGGAGGCGCACACGTGCCCCCGGCGCCGACACAGCGACGACAGTTCTCGTGAGCCGTGCCGCCGACCGAGAGGTCGCGCCGTGCCCGAGAACTCTGACGGGAGACCGCCCGGATGCTCGACCACGAGCCCAACGACGGTGCCGAAGGCACCACGGGTACAACTGAAACAACCGAAACGACGGCGGCGACGCCTCCCCGGGGGGAGGACGGAGTGCGCGTGACCAGCGGTACGCCCGCCAAGGGCGCCCGCCGTGCCGCGGGCCCGCCCCCCGAACCGGACGACGCCCCGGCCGCCGCCCCCGCCCAGCCCGTCACCACCCTCGCCGGCTCCGGCGAGGTGGGCACGGTCAAGACGTCCGTGAGCACGTCGGCCGCGCGCCGGCGGACCGTGCGTCCGGCGGGCCGCCCGGACGAGGCACCCGCCCACGCCCCGGTGACCGCTCCTCCGGCTGAGGCCGAGGAGGCGCCCGCGGCGCCCGCCGAGACCGAGCAGGCACCCGCGGCCGAGCAGGCCGAGGCGCGTCCCGCCCGGACCCGTTCCCGCTCCAGGACCCGCGCCAAGGCCGCGGAGGAGACCCGGACCGAGGC from Nocardiopsis aegyptia harbors:
- a CDS encoding TIGR03936 family radical SAM-associated protein translates to MRFASHRDIARVLERALRRADVPVAFSAGFSPHPKVSYTGAAPTGVASEAEYLELTLAERRSPEQVGTDIDAAMPDGIDIIEVVEARGPGLADRLQASQWLVELPGVGHDEAAEAVAAFLAAESVEVERLTKKGRRRFDTRQAVVRVDVGDATDGRAPGEQPATYAILRLVVRHTTPAVRPDDVLTGLRHVADLAPPSSPMMTRLAQGPLDETTGAIADPLTADRPTAHEMSTGPAANHADERSENAPRPSSPMTGPR
- the rodA gene encoding rod shape-determining protein RodA, which gives rise to MSTHMGGAPSRGAGLLRTASGAAGLARRLDWTLIIATAALCAVGSLLVWSATLPGDGGSPWASTDHVRRHLVHLAVAWAVCLVVASVDHRTVRAYAPLVYLATVVALLLVLTPLGAVINGSRGWIVVGGFQFQPSELAKVGLVLMLASMLGEPRDGETKPMTRDVLFCLALLAAPLALVMLQPDLGTGLVLGAIFLGMLALSGAPVLWVVGMLASGVAAAFCVWWFDLLEPYQLDRITTLIDPTADPQGAGYNSAQALIAVGSGGFDGTGLFQGEQTHGRFVPEQHTDFIFTVAGEELGFVGAVAILVLFAVIVWRILRIAQGCDQPYPRLVCVGVASWFAFQAFINIGMGLGIMPVTGLPLPFVSYGGTAVVANLLALGLVLGVNSRDRGFE
- a CDS encoding TIGR03960 family B12-binding radical SAM protein; this translates as MPVESLFPRLEPLLSQVGKPIQYVGGELNSVVKDWDTAQVRWALMYPDAYEVGVPNQGVQILYEVLNEREGVLAERCYAVWPDMERLMREHAVPHFTVDAHRPIAAFDVLGLSFASEMGYTNMLTALDLAGIPLRSADRTDEHPIVLAGGHSAFNPEPIADFLDAVVLGDGEEITLAITEIIREFKDEGEPGGRDGLLLRLAATGGVYVPRFFDVDYHEDGRIAAYRPNRPGVPPVVQKHTVMDLDQWPYPKKPIVPTAESVHERYSVEIFRGCTRGCRFCQAGMITRPVRERNQETVTKMVEEGVKASGFQEVGLLSLSSADHSEIGAIAKGLADRYEGTNTGLSLPSTRVDAFNIDLANELTRNGRRSGLTFAPEGGSERMRRVINKMVTEEDLIRTVTAAYAAGWRQVKLYFMCGLPTEEDEDVLAIADLATEVIRTGREVTGRKDIRCTVSIGGFVPKPQTPFQWAGQTSHEEVDARLRKLRDRLRGDRTYGKSIGLRYHEGRPSIIEGLLSRGDRRVGRVVEEAWRAGGRFDGWSEHFSYDRWAAAAEAGLDGTSVDLDWYTTRDRDEDEVLPWDHLDAGLDRSWLWQDWQDSLHGEESLEVDDCRWNPCYDCGVCPSMGTEIQINAPAEGRPSLPLTVL
- the mrdA gene encoding penicillin-binding protein 2; amino-acid sequence: MRRPPVDPTLPGRRLGRAGLILVQVLVVLLFAVLAVRLWYLQVPMSDHYRDLAVSNHHQRLVVPATRGQILDAAGRPLVSNRTELVVSADYHALQGMEDGGEDVLGRLSGVLDVPVEDLRQRMRLCGPTVQRPCWPGSPYQPVTLADGVEPSVALQIMESADDYPGITAQAQAVREYPQGEHAGQILGYLQPVTQEELDAREELRTRFTGVDQVGRDGLERVYDAELRGTPGLRTLGVNNHGEVMDVISDEPPVAGMHLITHLDLRVQQIAEKALADGIAARPGADAGAAVVLDVTNGGVVAMASVPTYDPSVWQGGIDQETFDEMLSEEAGEPLVSRAYQGHYPPGSTFKVSSLSAAAENGYSLRSTYACPGSVNIAGQSYQNYAGGGHGSLSLHQAIVVSCNTIFYNFGYQMWQQDGGLHPEGEPEEAMANMARGYGFGAPTGIDLPFESGGRIPDREWKRTFWEQTREVNCRRAEEGYPEVAETNPGHASYLKRLAHEHCVQGFEWRAGEAVNFAIGQGDVLVSPLQLARAYAAIANGGTLYEPRVGRALVSADGSTVKEIEPSVAGELPVSDETLRYLQKALTAVPKEGTARGAFGDFPQDQVSVAGKTGSADQQNKETSAWFASYAPADDPQYAIAVFVHQGGTGGAAAAPIAREIYEGIYGFSDKNGSKPALPGGEPRDELPVVRSDGSIDVLER